One window from the genome of Carnobacteriaceae bacterium zg-84 encodes:
- the rplX gene encoding 50S ribosomal protein L24, which yields MHVKTGDKVKVLTGKDKGKEGVVTKAFPKKDRVLVEGVNIVKKHQKPTQANPNGGIVEKEAPIHVSNVMLIDPATNQPTRVGYKVVDGKKVRVSKKTGEAIDK from the coding sequence ATGCACGTAAAAACTGGTGATAAAGTTAAAGTATTGACTGGTAAAGATAAAGGCAAAGAAGGCGTAGTAACTAAAGCTTTTCCGAAAAAAGATCGCGTTCTTGTTGAAGGTGTAAATATTGTTAAAAAACATCAAAAACCTACACAAGCAAATCCAAATGGCGGAATCGTGGAGAAAGAAGCGCCAATCCATGTTTCTAACGTTATGTTAATCGATCCAGCTACAAACCAACCAACTCGTGTTGGCTATAAAGTAGTGGACGGTAAAAAAGTACGCGTTTCTAAAAAAACTGGTGAAGCTATCGATAAATAA